GAAATCCACGGATAATTGGATCTCTCATCCAGTTGTATCGGATCTGTTTGAGCTTGATGCTACTGAAACTCTGGACAGCAAAGAGTCCTGGATATTCTGGACATTCTGATGGGTTTCAAGTTTCAAAACGCTCCGAAACTTGTGTGTTTGAGCAAGAGAAAAGACCCCTCAGTCCACCAAATCCTGCTTGGAGATATCGTATAAAACTACAAAGATACAAGGTATCCTGTACAGGGTTGAGACTAACCCCGGATCGCCATTGTGATCCACTTGCGGTGGAGGGGACATCAAACCCATGGGATATAAGATGCCCAATCGTAGACACATGCCTAATCCCGTCAACAGCCATTTTCGACCTTCGGAAACAGTGCAGTGGATCTTGTGATAAACATGTCTCAATGCAGGTGCCCAAGAGTTGGACCAGGTACCCAACGCCGTTACGCCAGTGCCTAGAAACAAACCGATGTATCTATATGGAGGCAGGTATATCCAGGTCATGAAGGTTTAAGGCGTCACACCAGGAATTTAGTCGTCCTATCTTTTCCCTCGCGCATCGCTAAACATCTCAATCACACAGGAGAAAGCCCTTCCATGCCTACCCTCATTGGTCACTCATCTCCTGTAATTCCGAAGCGATCATAGACAGAAGTGGGCTGCATCAGGCAAGAGCGCAGTCTTGAGCGATCGGGCAACTTCGCGCAGATTCTGCGTCGGTTCTCACCAGGTCTGCAGATCCCCGCTATCATAGAAATCAGGACTGGATCTGACCCCTTTGGTCAGGTTGGTGAAGACCGTGTTCACAGCTTTTAATTGTCACTAGGGACGGAACATGGAACATGTCCTGCTTAACCAGCGGGATGGCATGAATACTATCACTGCTGGTGTGCCTAGGTAGACTCGAGCGAGTCGGCACCGGCTTTTGGGTATATAGCAAAAACTCCATGCGCCAGTCGGAATGTGCAGGAAATGCACATCATCGGGCGGAGACAAAATAGGCTGTTCCTTGTCTTGGACTTCGCCCACGTTGCCTGTCACAGGCCCAGTCAGAATATCTAGCCTACCTGGCTGTTTGCTACCCAAATGGCGGGTTTATCCCTAACCATACATAGAACATTCCTCCACAAAGTTCATGCTTTTTGCCGCCCTCGCATGCGTTTAAATGACATCTGAAACAGAACATCGGTGTGTTCTTACAGATGACATCCCAAAAATGGGTTCGGGCCAGATCGACCTGCTCCGGGTATTAGCAAAGTCTTATTTGTCAAAGACAAAGTCCGCCTAAGCGGCCGACTATTCCTGTTTCACATGATAGTGGAGCCACATGGTGACCGAGTCTCCGTCTGTGCAGAAGCTATGCATGTTTGCTGTGGTCTGGGCCACATTCTTTGGACATTGGATAGCTTGAATAAGTATAGGCAAGTTGACCGTCTCGTCTGCTGCCTATCTGACTGGGACATAGCCTGGACCTGTTCAGCGAAAGTCGGTGACTGAAAGCTTAATTTCTTTAATTGCGCGGCATGAACAACAACCTAATAAGGGTTGTTTCAGTAGTCTCTGCATAAGGGGCTCTGTTGTGTGAGGCGGGTAGCTGCCGTACCTTGTTTTCCTCGCGCTTGCGAGGGACTCCGTCTGCAGTTTCGGTACACGGGTCCAGATTGAAATTTTCGAGaactgtacggagtacttccTTGGTGACGCGCGGCAGATTGAATCCATGCCCCGGGAATCTTGCCGGTTCTTACATTTTCCCCAGCCACTAGGTTACGGGATGTTGAAAGATTGGGCTTTAGTGACACCTATGTGAGCGGTGTGACTGGTGAGTCAGGGACTGACTCTGTGATGAGTGATGACGGGCAATGGCTATATCATTCAGTCAAATTAGTGCTAGTGCCTTCGATATGTTAACCGAAACTATCGTTATCAGGCATCTTAATTATTTATTGGACAGTCTGCTATGACACATGGAGTATGGTAGACATGAAACGATCCGTCGAGCCAAGAGCATACATCGAATAAAGGTGACCCTTTGATCTGCTAAGGAGGTTCATCTGTTAGGCAAGTTCGTATTGGTCGGGATCGATCAATCTGCCCGTAACAGGTCATTGATTTGTTGTGATAGAGATCCATCAGCCGAAGAATCCTAGTACGATCACGAGGCTTATCCCAACTTTGGTTTCAACAATTATCGACATCTCCTGTCCCAACTCACTCTTCATGTCCAGGATGTATATTAAACTTGGGAATGAGTCCATCTGATAGGATTTGCCCCCAATATAGCACATAGATCTACCTTGTATGCTGAATTCATGCCCGGAAATTTTGTTTGGAGTTGACAAAACAGCAAAAAGGGTGGGGCTTGCGATCACAGTAGAAGATCTGATCCCCACGTCACTTTATGTTGGGGGTGAGGACCTCGGGATACTCTCGGTCGTCTCACGGAAGTAAGCAAGGAGGAACCAAATTTCATAGCTTAACCAATGCTCAAAACTTCATAGGAAACATCGGAATTTCATCCTGATTGATCGGACCCTATAAGTTAAAATCGCCAAAACCAGCCAGCGAGTGAAGCAAAAGAAAACAATTGCTGACAAGAGAAATCTGTAGGCGGTGGGAAATCAAGGTGTGGCCCAAGCGCAAACCTCTCGCTTGCGACGACCGGAGACTTTGCGGATATCATATCCTCTCTTCTCCGCATCCTTGTCTTAAAGGCATCTTGCTTTGTTATACTCAAGTCCAAGATATGTTGCACAGCAGCCAGTGACGGGCAAAGCGTTGCTGGTGGCTCCCTCTCAATCTCGCCCTAAGCGGGGTATCTCCGACCCCCGAGAGTTGCCTTGTATCAATCTCATTAATTTCAATTACAATCCTGAAcctttccaaaaaaaaaatggccaTGAATTTCGTGACCTTTAACCAGGACTACAGCTACCTGGCTGTGGGTGAGTCTCTCTCTAAAATCTTTGCTTTCTGTTTATCGTTGGACATCCACACTGACCGCACTTATAGCAACATCCAAGGGATTTCAGATCTTCACAACTGAACCCTTTACCAAGAGCTATGAAGCCAAGGAGGGGAATATTGCTGTGATTGAGATGCTATTCTCAACCTCTCTTGTAGCCCTTATCTTATCACCCAGACGCTTACAGATTCAAAACACCAAGGTATCTCAAATCATCTGGACTCACTCATGTCACTGTAGACACTTCGTGTAGATGTGGAACTAATTTCTGAAATAGCGGCAATGCACGATATGTGAATTAACATTTCCGACAACAGTTCTTGCAGTGAAACTGAACCGCAAGCGACTTGTTATTGTCCTTGAGGATCAAATCTACCTTTATGATATCCAGACCATGAAGCTTTTATCCACTATTGACACCTCACCAAACCCAAACGGTACAGAGCCCTTGCGCcagtttttcttttcttctttttccagCAATATTTTGCCCAGTTCTGACAAATAAACAGCAATATGTGCCCTTGCACCGTCTTCAGAGAATTGTTACATGGCATACCCTCTTCCACAAAAAGCTCCTGCAGGTGCAAATATACCAGCGCATGCGCCCCCTGGAGCAACGCATGTACCACCTACGACTGGGGATGTTCTAATTTTTGATGCTATTAAGCTAGAAGCTATCAACGTCATCGAAGCCCACCGCTCTCCTCTGGCGCTCATTGCACTGAATGGCGACGGGACTTTACTTGCTACTGCCTCAGATAAAGGAACAATCGTTCGAATTTTCTCAGTTCCAGATGGCCATAAGCTTTACCAATTCCGAC
Above is a genomic segment from Penicillium digitatum chromosome 3, complete sequence containing:
- a CDS encoding Protein-vacuolar targeting protein Atg18, putative, whose product is MAMNFVTFNQDYSYLAVATSKGFQIFTTEPFTKSYEAKEGNIAVIEMLFSTSLVALILSPRRLQIQNTKRQCTICELTFPTTVLAVKLNRKRLVIVLEDQIYLYDIQTMKLLSTIDTSPNPNAICALAPSSENCYMAYPLPQKAPAGANIPAHAPPGATHVPPTTGDVLIFDAIKLEAINVIEAHRSPLALIALNGDGTLLATASDKGTIVRIFSVPDGHKLYQFRRGSMPSRIYSMSFNTTSTLLCVSSSTETVHIFKLTHQGPLSDGSSSHSPPGRDRGSSPNTGYSPVEDETCGDAGSDSSIRKHNGTLMGMLRRTSQNVGGAVAARMGGYLPKGVSEMWEPARDFAWIKLPRSNSGPGGNAGPGPLRSVVAMSSNTPQVMVVTSDGNFYVFNIDLSKGGEGTLTKQYSIVDSTDRLGYTTDF